The genomic window CAGATTCCGGCTGCCCGTCTGCTCGTGCAGCCAGGTGACCAGATCCACCATCGCCTGCTCCAGGAGCTTCTGCGCGCTGTAGGCCAGATCCATGTGACGCTGCTGCAGCGGCTCGTCCTTCAGTCGCGGCGGCCCGAGCCGCTCGACCAGCTTTCCAGAGTAGATTCCTTCCTGCTTGCTCGGAAAGGGATTCGTCGAGCCCACCGGGACCATGTAGTCCTCGGTGCGCAGGCGGTAGTCGCCGCCCCCGAATTCCAGCAGCCAGGAGAGGTCGATCTCCGATTTGCCGTAGGACGCCAGTCCCATCACCTTGTACTCGTCGTTGTCCCGCTGGAAACCGAGGATCTGCGTCAGCATCGAGTAGAAGATGCCCAGCGAGTTGGGCCGCGGGATGCTTTTCACCATGCGGATTTCGGTCCCCTTCCCGTACGACAGGAAGGTCGACACCGAATCACCCGACACATCGGCGCTGACGATCATGGAGTCGGAGAAGCCCGACACGCGGTAGGCGCTGGCGGCGTGTGCCATGTAGTGCGGGATGAGACGCACCGGGGGGCAATGGCCGAACTTGAAGTTGAAGTAGTCCTTGAGCCGCTTCTCCATTCCCGGGAAGGTCGCGTAGCAGTACGCCACGGCCTCCACGTCGCGGATGGAGATTCCGGCCTGCGCCAGGCACCAGCGCACGGAGTTTTCCGGCAGCCGCCCCTCGGCATGCTTGATCCTCAGCAGCCGCTCCTCTTCCACGGCGGCGATCAGCTTTCCGTCTTGGTACAGGACTGCGGCAGGATCGTGGGTGCCCGATCGCACGCCTCCGCTGATTCCCAGTATGTACATTCCCCCTCTCCCCCGTATGCGGTTACGGCTCGCTTGCTTCGATCTGGTCCTGAAGCTCCTTGACCTGTTTGCGGTACAGAGGCTCATCGGGCTGCAGCTCGACGAGCTTGCGCGCCGGATCCAGGGCCAGCATGGGCCGGTTGGTCCGGCGATAGAAGGAAACCAGCTCGGCCAGCGCGACAATTCGATCGGCGCCGATTTCGGAGGCCCTGGCGTAGGCAGCTTCCGCCTCCCACCACGAGCCGAGCGCCTCGTTGATGCGACCCAGAAGGAGCAATCCTCTGGGATTTCGCGGCTCCAGCTCCATGGCGGCGCGCACCGGCTCGAGCGCCTCGGCGTGACGACCCAGGTCCTCGAGGATCTGGCCCACGCG from Candidatus Polarisedimenticolia bacterium includes these protein-coding regions:
- a CDS encoding carbamoyltransferase C-terminal domain-containing protein, yielding MYILGISGGVRSGTHDPAAVLYQDGKLIAAVEEERLLRIKHAEGRLPENSVRWCLAQAGISIRDVEAVAYCYATFPGMEKRLKDYFNFKFGHCPPVRLIPHYMAHAASAYRVSGFSDSMIVSADVSGDSVSTFLSYGKGTEIRMVKSIPRPNSLGIFYSMLTQILGFQRDNDEYKVMGLASYGKSEIDLSWLLEFGGGDYRLRTEDYMVPVGSTNPFPSKQEGIYSGKLVERLGPPRLKDEPLQQRHMDLAYSAQKLLEQAMVDLVTWLHEQTGSRNLCVAGGVGLNCVMNQRLLALPFIDSLYIQPAASDAGTAIGSALEVMAEKGIRPEVMEHVYTGPSYSDEEIRKALESYKVPYRHEPDVCRFAAERLAEGAIVAWFQGAMEFGPRALGNRSILADPRDPAMKDRINATIKFREDFRPFAPAVLEEKVKEYFCDGVVSPFMTLTFDVQPEKRDRIASITHVDGTARIQTVSAKTNPRFHRLIAEFEKITGIPLVINTSFNVKGQPIVCTPRDAISTFFMTGMDHLILGDYVLSKRSGAGRADAP